Proteins from a single region of Belliella baltica DSM 15883:
- a CDS encoding SDR family NAD(P)-dependent oxidoreductase produces MKNKNIVVIGGNSGIGAEVISKLEKQGAIVYSYSKSLSGDSHLDVTTDFKDIQGLPEIIDGLVYCPGTINLKPFHRFSIEDFKNDFEINLLGAVKVLQACLKGMKKSDTASVVLYSTVAVGVGLGFHSSIASAKGAVEGLTRSLAAEWAPNKIRVNCVAPSLTDTPLANQLLGNDDKKEASNKRHPLGRYGQPQDIAAATVYLLSDDASWMTGQILHLDGGMSSVKGI; encoded by the coding sequence ATGAAAAATAAAAACATTGTAGTCATAGGAGGTAATTCTGGGATAGGTGCTGAAGTTATTTCAAAGCTGGAAAAACAAGGAGCTATTGTCTATTCTTATTCAAAATCCTTATCAGGAGATTCTCACCTAGACGTTACTACGGACTTTAAGGACATACAGGGTTTACCAGAAATTATTGATGGATTGGTATATTGTCCAGGGACGATCAACTTGAAACCTTTTCATAGATTTTCAATAGAAGATTTCAAAAATGACTTTGAAATCAATTTACTGGGAGCAGTGAAGGTTCTGCAAGCTTGTCTCAAAGGCATGAAAAAGTCTGATACTGCATCTGTAGTATTGTACAGTACAGTAGCAGTAGGTGTTGGTTTAGGTTTCCATTCTTCTATCGCTAGCGCAAAAGGGGCAGTAGAAGGACTTACCAGATCTTTGGCGGCTGAGTGGGCTCCAAACAAAATAAGAGTAAATTGTGTAGCACCATCTTTGACCGATACTCCACTAGCAAATCAACTTTTGGGGAATGATGATAAAAAGGAAGCTTCAAACAAAAGGCATCCATTAGGAAGATATGGTCAACCTCAAGACATTGCTGCGGCGACAGTTTATTTACTTTCAGATGACGCATCTTGGATGACGGGTCAGATTTTGCACCTTGATGGAGGAATGTCTTCCGTAAAAGGAATTTAA
- a CDS encoding 6-pyruvoyl trahydropterin synthase family protein, which translates to MKIAVYRKEHFNCAHRLHNPSLSEEKNEKVFGKCNNKNYHGHNYDLTVKLVGPVDPETGYVFDMKVLSDIIKINVLNKFDHKNLNLDTDEFKDLNPTAENIAVVIWNILRKEIDNKYELTIRLYETERNFVEYDGN; encoded by the coding sequence ATGAAAATAGCAGTATACAGAAAAGAGCACTTCAACTGTGCACATAGGTTACATAATCCTTCATTGTCTGAGGAGAAGAATGAAAAAGTCTTTGGAAAATGCAACAATAAAAACTATCATGGTCATAATTATGACTTAACTGTTAAACTTGTTGGTCCCGTTGATCCAGAAACAGGCTATGTTTTTGATATGAAAGTACTCAGTGACATTATCAAGATAAATGTTTTAAATAAATTTGATCATAAAAATTTAAACCTAGACACAGATGAATTTAAAGACCTTAACCCAACTGCGGAAAACATTGCAGTGGTTATTTGGAATATTTTAAGAAAAGAAATTGATAACAAATACGAATTAACTATTCGACTATATGAAACAGAAAGAAACTTTGTTGAATACGATGGGAATTAA
- a CDS encoding L,D-transpeptidase family protein — translation MKKLYISSFVLFIVVFLPHKSFSQNPQVLISGFIRNLIEMDSPENGGQVYDQELFSSVVIKRFYSDRFFSPTWSNGIVLPEIAYEMRYEIQQIKFDGLNPTDYHLNAINALFEKYENSKNANGDFSLSDFAALDVLLTDAYILISSHLYLGKVNPENLKAEWNIQRSAPELLIDKRLVEAIVNGNIRKSFEELYPSFSIYKRMRDGLRLMYEHQERFEEKYIGKWKRLKIDKSIKVGEAHNQIEEIRSRLQFWNFVDQYFPKEEKVYDSLMVEGIKTLQRRHGLVADGVIGQETIHALNQSPEDLVATAKVNLERLRWLPAALKEQELILVNTANFQLDFISKRDTVLTSKVIVGKSYHSTPQFSAEMSYLVFSPTWTVPNSITRNEIIPSIRKNPNYLASKNMNVITNSGAIVNPSTIDWQKINPRNFPYMIRQEPGEQNSLGLVKFMFPNKYSVYIHDTPSRSLFAREDRALSHGCIRIEKPQELAELLLASDKQWTSDKIKESMGLKREKVVNLDRKIPVVIFYLTYWADSTGHQFFRKDIYDRDSEVLKVLSEAPKEKSRI, via the coding sequence ATGAAGAAGCTGTATATTTCATCCTTTGTGCTATTTATAGTCGTTTTTTTACCCCATAAATCCTTTTCTCAAAACCCTCAAGTGCTGATTTCAGGCTTTATCAGGAATCTAATAGAAATGGATAGTCCTGAAAATGGCGGTCAAGTTTATGATCAAGAATTATTCAGTTCTGTCGTCATCAAAAGATTTTATAGTGACAGATTTTTTAGTCCTACTTGGTCCAATGGCATAGTACTTCCTGAGATAGCTTATGAAATGCGCTATGAAATTCAGCAAATTAAATTTGACGGTCTCAACCCAACAGATTATCACCTGAATGCCATCAATGCGCTTTTTGAAAAATATGAAAATTCAAAAAATGCAAATGGAGATTTCTCACTCTCAGATTTTGCAGCTTTGGATGTGTTATTAACCGATGCTTATATCCTTATTTCCTCTCATCTTTATTTGGGTAAAGTTAATCCCGAAAACCTTAAAGCTGAATGGAATATTCAAAGATCAGCACCTGAGTTGTTGATTGATAAAAGGCTTGTTGAAGCCATTGTAAACGGGAATATTAGAAAAAGTTTTGAAGAACTTTATCCATCATTTTCTATCTATAAAAGAATGAGAGATGGGTTGAGGTTGATGTACGAGCATCAAGAAAGATTTGAAGAGAAATATATTGGGAAGTGGAAAAGGCTAAAAATAGATAAATCTATAAAAGTAGGAGAGGCTCATAATCAAATTGAAGAAATCAGATCTCGGTTGCAGTTTTGGAATTTTGTAGATCAGTATTTTCCTAAGGAAGAGAAAGTTTACGATAGCCTAATGGTAGAAGGAATCAAGACTTTACAAAGAAGGCATGGACTTGTGGCAGATGGGGTGATCGGACAAGAAACGATTCATGCGCTCAATCAATCTCCTGAAGACCTTGTTGCTACCGCAAAGGTGAATTTAGAAAGATTGAGATGGCTTCCTGCTGCTCTCAAAGAGCAAGAATTGATTTTGGTAAATACTGCCAATTTTCAGCTCGATTTTATTTCCAAGAGAGATACTGTTTTAACCTCAAAAGTGATCGTTGGCAAAAGCTATCATTCCACACCACAGTTTAGCGCAGAAATGTCTTACTTGGTATTCAGCCCTACTTGGACCGTACCAAATTCTATTACAAGGAATGAAATTATCCCTTCCATAAGAAAGAATCCTAATTATTTGGCAAGCAAAAATATGAATGTCATCACCAATTCTGGAGCCATTGTTAACCCTTCTACTATTGATTGGCAAAAAATTAATCCAAGGAATTTCCCTTACATGATCAGACAAGAACCCGGTGAGCAAAATTCTTTGGGATTGGTAAAATTTATGTTTCCAAATAAGTATAGTGTTTACATTCACGATACACCGAGTAGAAGCTTGTTTGCAAGGGAAGATAGAGCCTTAAGCCATGGATGTATTCGAATTGAAAAGCCCCAAGAATTAGCAGAGTTACTTTTGGCTAGTGATAAGCAATGGACCAGCGATAAAATCAAGGAATCAATGGGCCTAAAAAGGGAAAAAGTTGTCAACTTGGATAGAAAAATCCCAGTTGTAATTTTCTACCTGACTTATTGGGCAGATTCTACCGGGCATCAATTTTTCCGTAAAGATATTTACGATAGAGATTCTGAAGTATTAAAAGTCCTCAGTGAAGCCCCCAAAGAAAAATCAAGAATTTAG
- a CDS encoding bifunctional GNAT family N-acetyltransferase/carbon-nitrogen hydrolase family protein, which translates to MTKQKEELEHRLKLRNIKLSDYDDIREIMVSIYKEPGGAWTRQELKNQLKVFPEGQICIEDNGKVVAAALSLIVDYTKFGDNHTYDQITGYGKFDTHDADGDTLYGTDVFVDKEYRGMRLGRRLYDARKELCENLNLRSIIAGGRIPGYSKYYDQMTPRKYIDLVKSKEIFDPVLSFQLANEFHVRKVITKYLPEDTDSRAYATLLEWINIYYEKDEKLIGNKKSIVRLGLVQWKMRRFNDVDDLMQQVEFFVDTVSGYKSDFCLLPEFFNAPLLAAFNDMDASEAIRNLADYTDEIVTRMRDLALSYNVNIIAGSMPEYDGKKLRNVSYLCRRDGTVDKQYKLHITPDEQSYWGLQGGNGIKVFDTDAGKIGILICYDVEFPELGRILAEQEMDILFVPYWTDTKNAFLRVNTCAKARAVENECYVAITGSVGNLPRVENMDIQYSQAAIYSPSDFSFPHDATVAQASENAETTIVADVDLDLLTKQRKAGSVRNLDQRRLDLYSIHWKKKK; encoded by the coding sequence ATGACTAAGCAAAAAGAAGAGTTAGAACACCGCTTAAAATTAAGAAATATCAAATTGTCTGATTATGATGATATTAGAGAGATCATGGTCAGTATTTATAAAGAGCCAGGGGGGGCATGGACTAGACAAGAGCTAAAAAACCAGCTTAAAGTTTTTCCTGAAGGTCAAATTTGCATTGAAGATAATGGCAAAGTTGTCGCTGCTGCACTCAGTTTAATTGTTGACTATACCAAATTTGGAGATAACCATACTTATGATCAAATCACAGGATATGGCAAGTTTGATACTCATGATGCTGATGGGGACACCCTTTATGGCACAGATGTATTTGTAGACAAAGAGTATCGCGGGATGCGTTTGGGAAGAAGACTTTATGATGCAAGGAAAGAACTTTGTGAAAATCTTAACTTGCGTTCTATCATTGCAGGTGGTCGAATCCCAGGTTACTCAAAATATTATGATCAGATGACACCAAGGAAATATATTGACTTGGTAAAAAGCAAGGAGATTTTTGATCCTGTGTTGTCTTTTCAGCTGGCGAATGAATTTCACGTAAGAAAAGTAATCACCAAATACCTTCCAGAAGATACCGACTCCAGAGCTTATGCAACACTTTTAGAATGGATCAATATCTATTACGAAAAAGACGAAAAGCTGATTGGTAACAAAAAATCCATAGTCCGACTTGGTTTGGTGCAATGGAAAATGCGTCGCTTCAATGATGTCGATGATTTGATGCAGCAAGTAGAGTTTTTTGTTGATACTGTTTCAGGATATAAATCTGATTTCTGCCTTCTGCCTGAGTTTTTCAACGCGCCACTTCTAGCAGCTTTCAACGATATGGATGCTTCAGAGGCAATTAGAAACTTGGCGGACTATACAGATGAAATTGTCACTAGAATGAGAGACTTGGCACTTTCATACAATGTGAACATTATTGCTGGAAGTATGCCGGAATATGATGGCAAAAAGCTTCGGAACGTAAGTTATCTCTGTAGAAGAGATGGTACTGTAGATAAGCAGTATAAATTGCATATTACACCCGACGAACAATCATATTGGGGTTTACAGGGTGGAAATGGAATTAAAGTATTTGATACCGATGCAGGAAAAATAGGAATTTTGATTTGTTACGACGTGGAATTTCCTGAATTGGGAAGAATTCTTGCAGAGCAAGAAATGGATATTTTATTTGTGCCTTACTGGACTGATACCAAAAATGCCTTCTTGCGTGTCAATACTTGTGCAAAAGCACGTGCTGTGGAAAATGAGTGTTATGTTGCCATCACAGGATCTGTAGGTAATCTTCCGCGTGTGGAAAATATGGATATTCAGTATTCTCAAGCTGCAATTTATTCTCCATCTGACTTTTCTTTTCCTCATGATGCCACAGTGGCTCAAGCTTCTGAAAATGCGGAAACTACCATCGTTGCAGATGTGGATTTGGATCTTCTCACCAAACAAAGGAAAGCTGGAAGTGTAAGAAACTTAGATCAAAGAAGATTGGACCTTTATTCAATTCATTGGAAGAAAAAGAAATAA
- a CDS encoding KdsC family phosphatase has product MQNYLSGLTEEIKNKASAIRLIITDVDGVLTDGGIIYDDNQLEYKRFNVKDGLIVSHLRKNGVMVGAITGRKSKVVEDRCEELNFDFHYHGVKDKGKKLKEVLETLEIQLSEVAYLGDDLIDLPILTQVGLSVCPADALPYIQDKVDLVSSLNGGQGVFREVGDIVLIAKGLLDGIIEKLVNQTHE; this is encoded by the coding sequence ATGCAAAATTATCTCTCAGGTTTGACTGAGGAAATAAAAAATAAAGCAAGTGCAATTCGATTGATAATCACAGATGTTGATGGAGTTCTTACTGATGGAGGTATCATCTATGACGATAATCAACTTGAGTATAAGCGGTTTAATGTAAAAGACGGTTTAATAGTCAGTCACTTACGGAAAAACGGAGTCATGGTCGGAGCCATCACAGGTCGGAAGTCAAAAGTGGTAGAAGATCGATGTGAAGAATTGAATTTTGATTTTCATTATCACGGAGTAAAAGACAAAGGAAAGAAATTGAAAGAGGTGTTGGAAACTTTGGAAATACAGCTGTCAGAGGTAGCTTATTTAGGGGATGATTTGATCGATTTGCCCATCTTGACGCAAGTAGGGTTGTCAGTTTGTCCAGCCGATGCTTTGCCTTATATTCAGGATAAAGTCGACTTGGTATCATCTCTGAATGGTGGACAAGGGGTGTTTAGAGAAGTTGGCGATATTGTACTGATAGCAAAAGGGTTATTAGATGGAATTATTGAGAAACTAGTAAATCAAACTCATGAATAG
- a CDS encoding flavin reductase family protein, whose amino-acid sequence MMKAFTKQSLLEADSAFRRDFVNALAGYKSLNLIGSKSHAGQTNLAPFSQVFHIGASPPLVGILFRPHTVERHTLENILETEYFTLNHVHESFYQQAHQTAASYKVSEFEATGLKESYKNDFFAPFVEGSRVQLACKLVEKQTLQVNGTVFIIASIEEVHVDAEGLRADGSLDLEALGTVTVSGLDEYYVGKRLAKLSYPKPGKDLEVLI is encoded by the coding sequence ATGATGAAAGCTTTCACTAAACAATCCCTGCTAGAAGCTGATTCAGCCTTTAGAAGGGATTTTGTCAATGCGCTTGCGGGCTACAAAAGCTTGAACCTTATCGGGTCGAAAAGTCATGCAGGACAAACCAACTTAGCACCTTTTTCTCAAGTATTTCACATCGGAGCAAGTCCTCCATTGGTTGGAATCTTGTTTCGCCCACATACTGTAGAAAGACATACACTTGAAAATATCCTTGAAACCGAATATTTCACACTCAATCACGTGCATGAATCTTTTTATCAACAAGCACATCAGACTGCAGCGAGTTATAAAGTATCTGAGTTTGAAGCAACAGGGTTAAAAGAATCCTATAAAAATGATTTTTTTGCTCCTTTTGTAGAAGGTAGCCGAGTTCAGTTGGCTTGTAAGCTGGTCGAAAAACAAACCTTACAGGTAAATGGAACGGTTTTTATCATCGCTTCCATCGAAGAAGTTCATGTGGATGCCGAGGGGCTTAGAGCAGATGGTTCCTTGGATTTGGAAGCCTTGGGAACTGTGACGGTATCGGGTTTAGATGAATATTATGTAGGAAAGAGATTGGCTAAATTGAGTTATCCTAAACCTGGGAAGGATTTGGAGGTGTTGATTTAA
- a CDS encoding murein L,D-transpeptidase catalytic domain family protein, producing the protein MKKITLSIIFIFSAVYTNLISADDVFDTKKLEENILLDVDYIKSNPLNKGYDLPSVNILNFALSGYQKVRKERGISESKPLAVIDFSLPSTQKRLWIIEMNSGEIIHHGFVSHGRNSGDLMAKNFSNTNSSYMSSLGFYLTGETYQGKHGYSLRLDGLEAGFNDKARERAIVIHGAAYAEEEFIQQTGRLGRSLGCPALPQEETAMVIDLIKEQSVLFIYGNDPNYLTKSNILNS; encoded by the coding sequence ATGAAAAAAATCACCCTTTCTATCATATTTATCTTTTCGGCTGTTTATACCAACTTAATTTCTGCTGATGATGTATTTGATACCAAAAAACTTGAAGAAAATATTTTATTAGATGTTGACTATATCAAAAGTAATCCTTTGAATAAAGGATATGATTTACCTTCAGTCAATATTCTAAATTTCGCCCTTTCGGGATATCAAAAAGTACGAAAAGAAAGAGGTATTTCTGAAAGTAAACCTTTAGCAGTTATAGATTTTTCTCTTCCATCTACTCAAAAGAGGCTTTGGATCATTGAAATGAATTCCGGAGAGATTATTCATCATGGATTTGTATCTCATGGAAGAAACTCTGGGGATTTGATGGCCAAAAATTTCTCCAACACAAACTCATCATACATGAGTAGTCTTGGTTTTTACCTCACAGGAGAAACGTACCAAGGAAAACATGGATACTCCTTGCGCTTAGATGGATTGGAAGCTGGATTCAATGATAAAGCGAGAGAAAGAGCAATTGTGATTCATGGAGCCGCATATGCAGAAGAAGAATTCATTCAGCAAACGGGGCGACTTGGCAGAAGTCTAGGATGTCCTGCACTTCCTCAAGAAGAAACGGCAATGGTTATTGATCTGATTAAAGAACAATCTGTGCTTTTTATTTACGGAAATGATCCCAATTATCTAACAAAATCGAATATCCTAAATTCTTGA
- a CDS encoding ligase-associated DNA damage response exonuclease, giving the protein MALLELTASGLYCPQADVFIDPWKPVDKAVITHAHADHSRWGMKHYLAHHHSEQVMRLRLGQDINLETLEYREPIHINGVQISLHPAGHIPGSAQVRLEYKGKIVVVSGDYKVEDDGLAAAFEPVKCHEFVSECTFGMPVYTWEPQAVIIEKINAWWKANADQGRNSVLFAYSLGKAQRVINNLDLSIGEVFAHGAIWNVNQALIANGVKVRDIPKVTQEIPKSRFKGCLIMAPPSAMGTPWMKKFSPYRTGVCSGWMTIRGARRRRAVDTGFVLSDHADWPGLIQAIQATEAEKVYLTHGSTAVFERYLEDELGVEAVALETLFEGDNASFNED; this is encoded by the coding sequence ATGGCACTGCTGGAATTGACTGCTTCAGGACTCTATTGTCCCCAGGCTGATGTATTTATTGATCCTTGGAAGCCTGTCGATAAGGCAGTCATAACCCATGCCCATGCGGACCACTCCCGATGGGGGATGAAGCATTATTTAGCACACCATCATTCGGAACAAGTAATGCGGCTGAGGTTGGGACAGGATATCAATTTAGAGACGCTGGAATACAGGGAACCAATTCATATCAATGGTGTGCAGATTTCGCTCCATCCAGCAGGACACATTCCCGGTTCAGCACAGGTGAGGCTAGAGTACAAAGGGAAAATTGTAGTAGTCTCAGGAGATTATAAAGTGGAAGATGATGGACTTGCAGCGGCATTTGAACCGGTCAAATGCCATGAATTTGTATCTGAATGTACCTTTGGCATGCCAGTTTACACTTGGGAGCCGCAAGCGGTGATCATTGAAAAAATCAATGCATGGTGGAAAGCAAACGCCGATCAGGGTAGGAATTCGGTGCTTTTTGCATATTCCTTAGGCAAAGCTCAACGGGTTATCAATAATTTAGACCTGTCCATTGGAGAAGTTTTCGCCCATGGAGCCATATGGAATGTCAATCAAGCCTTAATCGCAAATGGGGTGAAAGTGAGAGATATTCCCAAAGTCACACAAGAGATTCCAAAAAGTAGATTCAAAGGATGCTTGATTATGGCACCGCCTTCTGCCATGGGAACACCGTGGATGAAAAAGTTTTCTCCATACCGCACAGGTGTTTGTTCAGGTTGGATGACCATCCGTGGGGCAAGAAGGAGAAGAGCTGTGGATACGGGATTTGTCTTATCAGATCATGCAGATTGGCCAGGATTAATTCAGGCAATTCAAGCAACAGAGGCAGAGAAAGTTTATCTCACACATGGAAGCACAGCTGTTTTTGAAAGATACTTGGAAGATGAGTTGGGTGTGGAGGCTGTGGCTTTGGAAACGCTTTTTGAAGGAGATAATGCAAGTTTCAACGAAGATTGA
- the kdsA gene encoding 3-deoxy-8-phosphooctulonate synthase, whose amino-acid sequence MNRNTQVMKITENVILGADKPVLFAGPCAVESFDICIEIGSKVKELSEKFGFSYVFKASFDKANRTSSGSFRSIGMDKSLEVLQRVGKQLNVPLVTDIHESYQAAEVAEVVDVLQIPAFLCRQTDLLLAAGNTGKAVKIKRGQFMAPEDMQYAVTKVRSTGNENVCLTERGFSLGYHNLVVDMRGLPIMRQFAPVVFDITHSVQQPGGQGGTSGGQREFAPFLARAAAATGIDGFFIETHPEPEKALSDGPNLIPLHKMEGFLEMLKESWELGRKYQDFQVK is encoded by the coding sequence ATGAATAGAAATACACAGGTAATGAAAATCACCGAAAATGTGATTTTGGGAGCAGATAAGCCCGTACTTTTTGCAGGCCCATGTGCCGTTGAAAGTTTTGATATTTGCATAGAAATTGGTTCAAAAGTAAAAGAGCTGTCGGAAAAATTTGGTTTTTCTTATGTTTTCAAAGCATCTTTTGACAAAGCAAATAGGACTTCCTCTGGATCATTCAGAAGTATCGGCATGGATAAATCCCTGGAAGTTTTACAAAGGGTTGGAAAGCAGCTGAATGTTCCTTTAGTAACTGATATTCATGAAAGTTATCAAGCAGCTGAGGTAGCAGAAGTTGTTGATGTACTTCAGATTCCAGCATTTCTATGTCGTCAAACAGATTTGTTGTTGGCTGCGGGAAATACAGGCAAAGCGGTAAAAATCAAAAGAGGTCAGTTTATGGCACCGGAAGATATGCAGTACGCGGTGACCAAAGTGCGATCTACTGGGAATGAAAATGTTTGTTTGACAGAAAGAGGATTTTCCCTTGGATATCACAACCTTGTAGTCGATATGCGAGGGCTTCCAATCATGCGCCAATTTGCCCCCGTGGTTTTTGATATCACACATAGTGTGCAACAGCCAGGTGGTCAAGGTGGCACAAGTGGAGGTCAGCGGGAATTTGCTCCTTTTTTGGCAAGAGCAGCCGCAGCAACTGGAATTGATGGGTTTTTTATTGAAACACATCCTGAACCTGAAAAGGCACTGAGTGATGGACCAAATTTAATTCCTTTACACAAAATGGAAGGTTTTCTTGAGATGCTGAAAGAGTCTTGGGAACTTGGAAGAAAATATCAGGATTTTCAAGTGAAATAA
- the folE gene encoding GTP cyclohydrolase I FolE, whose product MKQKETLLNTMGINISRDIDEIGDEHVGTSFETPLREDAFEMDDELKIELIEKHFREIMHVLGLDLTDDSLKGTPRRVAKMYIQEIFSGLDPKNKPDAKLFENKYKYNEMLVEKDITFFSNCEHHFVPIYGKAHVAYISNGTVIGLSKINRIVQYFAKRPQVQERLTMQIGNELKEILGTDDVAVVIDAHHMCVSSRGIKDVNSSTVTSFYSGKFEKEEHTRNEFMKYISL is encoded by the coding sequence ATGAAACAGAAAGAAACTTTGTTGAATACGATGGGAATTAATATCAGCAGGGATATTGATGAGATTGGTGATGAACATGTAGGCACATCCTTTGAAACTCCCCTTCGTGAAGATGCCTTTGAAATGGATGATGAGCTTAAAATTGAGTTGATCGAAAAGCACTTCAGAGAAATCATGCATGTTTTAGGACTCGACCTGACAGATGACAGCTTGAAAGGAACTCCTAGGAGAGTTGCTAAAATGTATATCCAAGAGATTTTTAGTGGACTTGACCCGAAAAACAAGCCTGACGCTAAATTATTTGAGAATAAATACAAATACAATGAGATGTTGGTGGAGAAGGATATCACTTTCTTTTCCAACTGCGAACATCATTTCGTGCCTATCTATGGGAAAGCGCATGTCGCTTATATTTCTAATGGTACAGTAATCGGACTTTCTAAAATCAATAGAATAGTTCAGTATTTTGCCAAAAGACCTCAGGTTCAAGAAAGATTGACTATGCAGATTGGTAATGAATTGAAAGAAATTTTGGGCACAGATGATGTGGCAGTTGTCATCGATGCACATCACATGTGTGTTTCTTCAAGAGGTATAAAAGACGTGAATAGTTCCACAGTTACTTCTTTCTACAGCGGTAAATTTGAAAAAGAAGAGCATACTAGAAATGAATTTATGAAATACATTTCTTTATAA